One genomic region from Vannielia litorea encodes:
- the hflC gene encoding protease modulator HflC, whose translation MNRLSYLLPIVAIALAALLSSIFIVDEREQVLVLRFGQIKQERTEPGLYFKVPLFDEVVDYEDRILSIETPLIEVTPADDRRLVVDAFVLWRITDMVQFRQAIGIGDERAAQIQLNDILDGQIRAVLGSEGVTSNTILSPERTALMDQIEVRVNDRAGELGIEVVDVRLRQTNLPEQNFDATLKRMIAEREREAIDERARGQEAGQRVRAAADRTYAEIIAEANRDARIIQGQADAERNRIFAEAYGQDQEFFEFYRSLSAYENSLKGNNSSMVMSPDSEFFNYLRTDGSGSGVAPAPVDEAAAAAARAANEAAIRAAEESAAETASEAEAVIEELPDTSVAGEAAEGATGETAPAEAAPAEEAPVEEAPVEEAPAEEAPAEETPADDTTGN comes from the coding sequence ATGAACCGCCTGTCCTATCTCCTTCCGATCGTCGCCATCGCCCTTGCGGCGCTGCTGTCGTCGATCTTCATCGTCGATGAGCGCGAGCAGGTGCTCGTCCTGCGCTTCGGCCAGATCAAGCAGGAGCGCACCGAGCCGGGCCTCTACTTCAAGGTGCCGCTTTTCGATGAGGTCGTGGATTACGAAGATCGTATCCTCTCCATCGAAACGCCGCTGATCGAGGTGACCCCGGCCGATGACCGCCGCCTCGTGGTGGATGCCTTCGTGCTCTGGCGCATCACCGACATGGTGCAGTTCCGGCAGGCCATCGGCATCGGCGACGAACGCGCCGCGCAGATCCAGCTGAACGACATTCTCGACGGTCAGATCCGCGCCGTTCTCGGCTCCGAGGGGGTGACCTCCAACACCATCCTCTCGCCCGAGCGGACCGCTCTGATGGATCAGATCGAGGTGCGGGTAAACGACCGTGCCGGCGAGCTGGGCATCGAGGTTGTGGATGTGCGCCTGCGCCAGACCAACCTGCCCGAGCAGAACTTCGACGCCACGCTGAAGCGGATGATCGCCGAGCGGGAACGTGAGGCCATCGATGAACGGGCCCGCGGTCAGGAAGCCGGCCAGCGCGTGCGCGCTGCCGCCGACCGGACCTACGCCGAGATCATCGCCGAGGCCAACCGGGATGCCCGCATCATCCAGGGTCAGGCCGACGCCGAGCGTAACCGGATCTTTGCCGAAGCCTATGGCCAGGATCAGGAGTTCTTCGAGTTCTACCGCTCGCTTTCGGCCTATGAAAACTCGCTGAAGGGCAACAACTCCTCCATGGTGATGAGCCCCGACTCCGAGTTCTTCAACTACCTGCGCACCGATGGGTCGGGCTCCGGCGTGGCCCCCGCGCCGGTCGACGAGGCCGCTGCTGCGGCCGCGCGGGCCGCCAACGAGGCCGCCATCCGTGCCGCCGAGGAGAGCGCCGCCGAAACCGCAAGCGAGGCCGAAGCGGTGATCGAGGAGCTTCCCGATACCTCCGTGGCCGGGGAAGCCGCCGAAGGCGCGACGGGCGAGACCGCTCCCGCCGAGGCAGCTCCTGCCGAAGAGGCACCTGTGGAAGAGGCACCGGTAGAGGAGGCTCCCGCCGAGGAGGCTCCGGCTGAAGAGACCCCCGCCGACGACACCACGGGGAACTGA
- a CDS encoding DUF2065 domain-containing protein, translated as MATALLALGAILMIEGLVIALAPQIYEDFLRWLVSLPVEARRTVGFLALTGGALLIWGAAWIGG; from the coding sequence ATGGCCACGGCGCTCCTTGCGCTGGGCGCTATCCTGATGATCGAGGGGCTGGTGATTGCACTGGCCCCTCAGATTTATGAAGACTTCCTCCGCTGGCTGGTCAGCCTGCCCGTGGAGGCCCGCCGCACCGTGGGCTTTCTGGCCCTGACCGGCGGCGCGCTCCTGATCTGGGGCGCGGCATGGATCGGCGGCTGA
- a CDS encoding Do family serine endopeptidase → MVQDRRSTFALRSLFALLIGLALITAQAVNAQSRSIPGSFADLADQISPSVVNITTSTTVSRRTGPTPQVPEGSPFEDFFRDFLDREGNPDRPRRSSALGSGFVISEDGYIVTNNHVIEGADEITIEFFSGQELPAEVVGTDANTDIALLKVIPEEALPFVPFGDSNTARVGDWVIAMGNPLGQGFSVSAGIVSARNRALSGTYDDYIQTDAAINRGNSGGPLFNMDGEVIGVNTAILSPNGGSIGIGFSMASNVVTKVVAQLKEYGETRRGWLGVRIQDVTPDVAEAIGLTPAKGALVTDVPEGPAMDAGMKSGDVIISFDGQEVEDVRGLVRRVGNTEVGKTVRMKVFRDGSTETLKVTLGRREEAEGAVPAVADGGEEGEPEAPQEQELLGLTVTTLTDELREQMSLDGNEEGLVIKEVDEMSEAYEKGLRAGDIITEAGQQKVRAVNDLEDRVEEAREAGRKSLLLLIRRSGEPRFVALSLE, encoded by the coding sequence GTGGTTCAGGACCGGCGCAGCACTTTCGCGCTGCGCAGCCTCTTCGCGCTGCTCATCGGTCTGGCACTGATCACCGCGCAGGCGGTGAACGCCCAGTCCCGCAGCATCCCCGGCAGCTTTGCCGACCTTGCCGACCAGATCAGCCCTTCCGTGGTAAACATCACCACTTCCACCACCGTATCGCGCCGCACCGGCCCGACGCCGCAGGTGCCCGAAGGCTCGCCCTTCGAGGATTTCTTCCGCGATTTCCTCGATCGCGAGGGCAACCCCGACCGTCCGCGCCGCAGCTCGGCGCTGGGCTCGGGCTTCGTGATCTCCGAAGATGGCTACATCGTCACCAACAACCACGTCATCGAGGGCGCGGATGAGATCACCATCGAGTTTTTCTCCGGCCAGGAGTTGCCCGCCGAGGTGGTGGGCACCGATGCCAACACCGACATCGCCCTGCTGAAAGTCATCCCCGAAGAGGCGCTGCCCTTCGTGCCTTTCGGTGACAGCAACACCGCCCGTGTGGGCGATTGGGTGATCGCAATGGGCAACCCGCTGGGGCAAGGCTTCTCTGTCTCCGCCGGTATCGTCTCGGCCCGCAACCGCGCGCTCTCCGGCACCTATGACGACTACATCCAGACCGACGCCGCCATCAACCGCGGCAACTCCGGCGGCCCGCTGTTCAACATGGACGGCGAGGTGATCGGGGTGAACACCGCGATCCTGTCGCCCAACGGTGGCTCCATCGGCATCGGCTTCTCGATGGCCTCCAACGTCGTGACCAAGGTCGTTGCCCAGCTGAAGGAATACGGCGAGACCCGCCGCGGCTGGCTCGGCGTCCGCATTCAGGACGTGACCCCGGACGTGGCCGAAGCCATCGGCCTGACCCCCGCCAAGGGCGCGCTTGTCACCGATGTGCCCGAAGGCCCGGCGATGGACGCTGGGATGAAATCGGGCGACGTGATCATCAGCTTCGATGGCCAGGAGGTCGAAGACGTGCGCGGCCTCGTCCGCCGCGTGGGCAACACCGAGGTCGGCAAGACCGTCCGGATGAAGGTGTTCCGTGACGGCAGCACCGAGACGCTGAAGGTCACCCTCGGCCGCCGCGAAGAAGCCGAAGGCGCCGTGCCTGCCGTGGCGGATGGCGGCGAGGAAGGCGAGCCCGAAGCGCCGCAGGAGCAGGAGCTTCTCGGCCTGACGGTGACCACGCTGACCGACGAGCTGCGCGAGCAGATGAGCCTCGACGGCAATGAGGAAGGCCTCGTGATCAAGGAGGTCGACGAGATGTCGGAGGCCTACGAGAAAGGTCTGCGCGCTGGCGACATCATCACCGAAGCCGGGCAGCAGAAGGTCCGCGCCGTGAACGACCTCGAAGACCGGGTGGAAGAGGCCCGCGAGGCTGGCCGTAAATCGCTCCTGCTGCTGATCCGCCGTTCCGGCGAGCCCCGCTTCGTGGCGCTCTCTCTGGAATGA
- a CDS encoding alpha/beta fold hydrolase produces the protein MQDAPLYDEADGPEGGRAYWLTCADGVQVRMGWWPAEAAKGTILFFPGRTEYIEKYGRAAREYVAAGWNMAAMDWRGQGLADRALRDPATGHVDEFADYQLDVDAMVEAVTELEGGPLPRVLIGHSMGGCIGLRAAQRLDLKAAAFSAPMWGIRFHPAVRPAAWVLSALSRPLGMSGRYAPGTQPETYALAAEFAGNMLTRDEEMWLYMRAQLTAHPELALGGPSLHWLNRALVEMRALLRAPAPDLPCLTYLGGNERIVDPAAVRTRMATWPGAELVEPEGAEHEILMETPDVRDAFFARTIAFFNAHAGVPASVNP, from the coding sequence TTGCAGGACGCCCCGCTATACGATGAGGCGGACGGCCCCGAGGGGGGCCGCGCCTATTGGCTGACCTGCGCCGACGGGGTGCAGGTGCGGATGGGGTGGTGGCCCGCCGAAGCGGCGAAGGGCACCATCCTCTTCTTCCCCGGCCGGACTGAATACATCGAGAAATATGGCCGCGCCGCGCGGGAATACGTGGCGGCGGGATGGAACATGGCGGCGATGGACTGGCGCGGCCAGGGCCTTGCCGACCGGGCGCTGAGAGATCCAGCCACCGGCCATGTGGACGAGTTCGCCGATTATCAGCTCGACGTGGACGCGATGGTCGAGGCCGTCACCGAGTTGGAAGGCGGCCCCCTGCCCCGCGTGCTGATTGGCCATTCGATGGGCGGGTGCATCGGGCTGCGCGCCGCGCAGAGGCTCGATCTGAAGGCTGCCGCCTTCTCGGCGCCGATGTGGGGCATCCGGTTTCATCCGGCGGTGCGCCCTGCGGCATGGGTGCTCTCCGCCCTTTCCCGCCCGCTCGGCATGAGTGGGCGTTATGCCCCCGGCACCCAGCCTGAAACCTATGCGCTGGCGGCAGAGTTCGCGGGCAACATGCTCACCCGGGACGAGGAGATGTGGCTCTACATGCGGGCCCAGCTCACCGCGCACCCCGAGCTGGCCCTCGGCGGCCCCAGCCTGCATTGGCTGAACCGCGCACTGGTAGAGATGCGCGCTCTGCTACGTGCCCCCGCGCCCGATCTGCCCTGTCTGACCTACCTTGGCGGCAATGAGCGCATCGTCGATCCGGCAGCGGTGCGCACCCGGATGGCCACATGGCCCGGTGCCGAGCTGGTGGAGCCGGAGGGCGCGGAGCATGAAATTCTGATGGAAACACCGGATGTGCGCGACGCGTTCTTCGCCCGCACGATCGCGTTTTTCAACGCGCATGCCGGGGTTCCCGCTTCGGTGAACCCGTAG
- a CDS encoding SCP2 sterol-binding domain-containing protein: MSAVVEGAVAALNEKMDGGFDGTAKFVIEDEGSIIVDQNGARPGDDEAEVTMTADAETFQSILSGDLNPTAAFMGGRLKVDGDMGMAMKLGGALS, from the coding sequence ATGAGTGCAGTTGTCGAAGGCGCCGTTGCGGCCCTGAACGAGAAGATGGATGGCGGGTTTGACGGCACCGCCAAGTTCGTGATCGAGGACGAAGGCTCGATCATCGTCGACCAAAACGGCGCCCGCCCCGGTGACGACGAGGCCGAAGTGACGATGACCGCCGATGCCGAGACCTTCCAGTCGATTCTCTCCGGCGATCTCAACCCCACCGCCGCCTTCATGGGCGGCCGCCTGAAGGTGGATGGCGATATGGGCATGGCGATGAAGCTCGGCGGCGCGCTGAGCTGA
- a CDS encoding tetratricopeptide repeat protein, with amino-acid sequence MARHLNFHVTAFAVLLAFAAPLAAQEENAPDAPPEMPTPSPEVAVAPEPEGGRPSLDQLFAELSQPEQMGWQRIEDAIWIEWSRSGSASMDLLLKQGREALEREEYDLAIEHLTALTDHAPEFAEGFNARATAFFQLDEYGLALEDIRRTLELNPRHFAALTGLAVIMEQMGEEARALTAYQEVLKIHPHRPNVKEAVERLEFTVMGKRI; translated from the coding sequence TTGGCCAGACACCTCAACTTTCACGTCACGGCATTTGCCGTGTTGCTGGCTTTTGCCGCACCTCTCGCCGCGCAGGAGGAAAACGCTCCCGATGCGCCGCCCGAGATGCCCACGCCCTCGCCGGAGGTCGCCGTGGCCCCCGAGCCCGAGGGCGGGCGCCCCTCGCTCGACCAGCTCTTCGCCGAACTGTCCCAGCCCGAGCAGATGGGCTGGCAGCGGATCGAGGATGCGATCTGGATCGAGTGGTCGCGCTCCGGCTCGGCCTCGATGGACCTGCTGCTCAAGCAGGGCCGCGAGGCGCTGGAGCGGGAAGAGTACGATCTGGCCATCGAGCACCTCACCGCGCTGACCGATCACGCGCCGGAGTTCGCCGAGGGCTTCAACGCCCGCGCCACCGCCTTCTTCCAGCTCGATGAATACGGTCTGGCGCTGGAAGATATCCGCCGCACGCTGGAGCTGAACCCGCGCCACTTCGCGGCGCTCACCGGCCTCGCCGTGATCATGGAGCAGATGGGCGAGGAGGCCCGGGCGCTCACCGCCTATCAGGAAGTGCTCAAGATCCACCCCCATCGCCCCAACGTGAAAGAGGCCGTCGAGCGGCTCGAGTTCACCGTGATGGGCAAGCGCATCTGA
- a CDS encoding helicase-related protein, with translation MGGEHARITALLGPTNTGKTHFAIERMLSYPSGVIGLPLRLLAREVYDKIVGLRGPNAVALITGEERIMPPRPRFWVCTVEAMPVTGEHDFLAVDEIQLCADAERGHVFTDRLLHARGRVETIFMGAETMRSTISQLVPRAQFVKRERFSHLTYAGSKKISRMPARSAIVGFSVENVYAIAELIRRQKGGCAVVMGALSPRTRNAQVELYQNGDVDYLVATDAIGMGLNLDLHHVAFSATSKFDGRRMRPLTAQELGQIAGRAGRYQRDGSFGVTGEASPLHEETVEAITEHRFEPIRKLEWRNPELDYRTPAHLIASLEARPDNLLLARAREADDLGALKALAAMPELAPRTTSRADTKLLWDVCRIPDFRGISHAEHASLLAKIFADLHGLGRIPDDWFARQVKRIDRTDGDIDTLSKRLAYIRTWTYVAQRKGWLDDESHWRGATRAVEDRLSDALHGALTQRFVDRRTSALLRRLKQKESLVADVNDKGEVAIDGHVVGRLEGFRFRQADTSDAGEAKTLRSAAVAALGPQFSLLSDRFYNAPDTELDFTEQGGLMWGEHAVGKLVKGSEALKPQVQAFVDDEAGAEVAEKVTRRLQHFIDRKIAALFEPLMNVQNDEALTGLARGFGFQLIEALGVIPREQVAQDVKALDQDARGALRKHGVRFGQFTIFMPLLLKPAPTRLRLVLWSLAQGLQEFPESPPPGLVTIPAPQGMPEGYAPMSGYRSAGSRAIRIDMLERLADQLRGQDSRGGFEATADMLSITGMTLEQFADLMGGLGYKAEKGERAKVKPVDAVVPEAAAAAPEGDVPVMDAAEAQPEGGIIEQPTPETSADDISPEAEALPDAGEAPVAETPAEPLPEEPVAETPAEELAPGTAPDAEIAGPEMETFYTFTWGGNRGGRRNDQQGNRPKGQGKGKPRGKGGPKGKGGPRRDEGAKTFQSRPPRKEKQIDPDNPFAQALMGLKKE, from the coding sequence ATGGGCGGCGAACACGCGCGGATCACGGCCCTTCTGGGGCCCACCAACACCGGCAAGACCCATTTTGCCATCGAGCGGATGCTGTCTTACCCCTCCGGGGTGATCGGCCTGCCGCTGCGGCTCCTGGCCCGCGAGGTCTATGACAAGATCGTCGGGCTGCGCGGCCCCAATGCGGTGGCGCTGATCACCGGCGAAGAGCGCATCATGCCGCCGCGCCCGCGCTTCTGGGTCTGCACCGTCGAGGCGATGCCGGTGACCGGCGAGCATGACTTTCTGGCGGTGGACGAGATCCAGCTCTGCGCCGATGCCGAGCGCGGCCACGTCTTCACCGACCGGCTGCTGCACGCCCGTGGGCGGGTGGAGACCATCTTCATGGGCGCAGAGACCATGCGCTCGACCATCTCACAGCTTGTACCCCGTGCGCAGTTCGTCAAACGCGAGCGGTTTTCTCATCTGACCTACGCAGGTTCGAAAAAGATAAGCCGAATGCCCGCCCGCTCGGCCATCGTCGGCTTCTCGGTTGAAAATGTATATGCCATCGCCGAGCTGATCCGCCGCCAGAAGGGCGGTTGCGCGGTGGTCATGGGGGCGCTTTCCCCCCGTACTCGCAATGCGCAGGTGGAGCTCTATCAAAACGGCGATGTCGATTACCTCGTGGCCACCGATGCCATCGGCATGGGCCTCAACCTCGACCTGCATCACGTCGCCTTCTCCGCCACCTCCAAGTTCGACGGGCGGCGTATGCGCCCGCTCACCGCGCAGGAGCTGGGCCAGATCGCCGGCCGCGCCGGGCGCTACCAGCGCGACGGCTCCTTCGGCGTGACCGGCGAGGCCTCGCCGCTGCATGAAGAGACCGTGGAGGCGATCACCGAGCACCGCTTCGAACCGATCCGCAAGCTGGAGTGGCGCAACCCCGAGCTGGACTATCGCACCCCCGCCCACCTGATCGCCTCGCTGGAGGCCCGGCCCGACAACCTGCTGCTCGCCCGCGCCCGCGAGGCCGACGACCTCGGCGCGCTCAAAGCCCTTGCCGCCATGCCCGAGCTGGCGCCGCGCACCACGTCGCGCGCCGACACCAAGCTGCTCTGGGATGTGTGCCGCATCCCCGATTTTCGCGGCATCTCCCATGCCGAACACGCCAGCCTTCTGGCCAAGATCTTCGCCGATCTCCACGGGCTCGGCCGCATCCCGGATGACTGGTTCGCACGCCAGGTCAAACGCATCGACCGAACCGATGGCGACATTGATACGTTGTCCAAGCGGCTGGCATATATCCGCACATGGACCTACGTGGCCCAACGCAAGGGCTGGCTCGACGACGAATCCCATTGGCGCGGCGCGACCCGCGCGGTAGAAGACCGCCTGTCAGATGCCCTTCACGGCGCACTGACCCAAAGATTTGTCGACCGGCGCACCTCAGCATTGCTGCGGCGGTTGAAACAGAAGGAGAGCCTCGTGGCTGACGTGAACGACAAGGGTGAAGTGGCGATCGACGGCCACGTTGTGGGCCGGCTCGAGGGCTTCCGCTTCAGGCAGGCCGACACCAGCGATGCCGGAGAGGCCAAGACCCTGCGCTCTGCCGCCGTGGCCGCCCTCGGCCCGCAGTTCTCGCTGCTCTCCGACCGGTTCTACAACGCGCCCGATACCGAGCTCGACTTCACCGAGCAGGGTGGGCTGATGTGGGGCGAGCATGCCGTCGGCAAGCTGGTCAAAGGCTCCGAGGCGCTCAAGCCGCAGGTGCAGGCCTTCGTCGATGACGAGGCGGGCGCAGAGGTGGCCGAGAAGGTCACGCGCCGGCTCCAGCACTTCATCGACCGCAAGATCGCCGCGCTCTTCGAGCCGCTGATGAACGTTCAGAACGACGAGGCGCTCACTGGTCTGGCCCGCGGCTTCGGCTTCCAGCTGATCGAGGCGCTTGGCGTGATCCCGCGCGAGCAGGTCGCGCAGGATGTGAAAGCGCTGGACCAAGACGCGCGCGGTGCGCTGCGCAAGCATGGTGTCCGCTTCGGCCAGTTCACCATCTTCATGCCGCTGCTGCTCAAGCCCGCGCCCACCCGGCTCCGTCTGGTGCTTTGGTCGCTGGCCCAGGGGCTTCAGGAGTTCCCCGAGAGCCCCCCGCCGGGCCTCGTGACCATCCCCGCGCCGCAGGGCATGCCTGAGGGCTACGCGCCGATGTCGGGCTACCGTAGTGCAGGCAGCCGCGCGATCCGCATCGACATGCTGGAGCGCCTCGCCGACCAGCTGCGCGGGCAAGACAGCCGCGGCGGCTTTGAGGCCACCGCGGACATGCTCTCGATCACCGGCATGACGCTGGAGCAGTTCGCCGACCTCATGGGCGGCCTTGGCTACAAGGCCGAGAAGGGCGAGCGCGCAAAGGTCAAACCGGTCGATGCCGTCGTACCCGAGGCCGCCGCCGCCGCGCCCGAGGGCGACGTGCCGGTGATGGACGCCGCCGAGGCGCAGCCCGAAGGCGGCATCATTGAGCAGCCCACGCCCGAGACCTCGGCAGATGACATCTCGCCCGAGGCCGAGGCCCTGCCCGATGCCGGCGAGGCCCCCGTGGCCGAAACCCCTGCCGAGCCTCTGCCCGAAGAGCCGGTGGCCGAAACGCCCGCCGAAGAGCTTGCGCCCGGCACGGCGCCGGATGCCGAGATCGCCGGCCCCGAGATGGAGACGTTCTACACCTTCACATGGGGCGGCAACCGCGGCGGCCGCCGCAATGACCAGCAAGGCAACCGCCCGAAAGGGCAGGGCAAAGGCAAGCCGCGCGGCAAGGGTGGCCCCAAAGGCAAGGGCGGCCCCCGCCGTGACGAGGGCGCCAAGACCTTCCAGTCCCGCCCGCCCCGCAAGGAAAAGCAGATCGACCCCGACAACCCCTTCGCCCAGGCGCTGATGGGGCTGAAGAAAGAGTGA
- a CDS encoding RNA-binding S4 domain-containing protein has translation MTGAAPERQPPGEATSLRIDKWLFHARFFKTRSLAAKLVSEGKLRVDGTPISKPSRTVSPGDTLTFPKDRHIRVIRIVALGTRRGPAPEAQALYEDLAPPERPSRDPGEPKADVRPTARDRRIALRMRGKSLE, from the coding sequence GTGACAGGGGCCGCGCCGGAGCGCCAGCCGCCGGGCGAGGCCACCAGCCTCCGCATCGACAAATGGCTCTTCCACGCCCGCTTCTTCAAAACCCGCAGCCTCGCCGCCAAACTGGTGAGCGAGGGCAAGCTGCGGGTCGATGGCACGCCCATCTCCAAGCCCTCCCGCACCGTCTCGCCCGGCGACACGCTGACCTTCCCGAAGGACAGGCACATCCGCGTCATCCGCATCGTCGCGCTGGGCACCCGCCGTGGCCCCGCCCCCGAGGCCCAGGCGCTCTACGAAGATCTCGCCCCGCCAGAACGCCCGTCCCGCGATCCGGGCGAACCGAAGGCCGACGTTCGCCCGACTGCGCGTGATCGACGCATCGCGCTCCGAATGCGTGGCAAGTCGCTTGAATGA
- the fdxA gene encoding ferredoxin FdxA, producing the protein MTYIVNDNCIACKYTDCVEVCPVDCFYEGENMLVIHPDECIDCGVCEPECPADAIRPDTEPDMEKWVEFNRKYSEMWPVIVTKKDPLPNADDMDGKPGKMDLFSEAAGEGG; encoded by the coding sequence ATGACCTATATCGTCAACGACAACTGCATCGCCTGCAAATACACCGACTGTGTCGAGGTGTGCCCCGTGGATTGTTTCTACGAGGGCGAGAACATGCTGGTGATCCACCCTGACGAATGCATCGACTGCGGCGTTTGCGAGCCAGAGTGCCCCGCCGACGCCATCCGCCCGGATACCGAGCCGGACATGGAGAAGTGGGTGGAGTTCAACCGCAAGTACTCCGAGATGTGGCCGGTCATCGTGACCAAGAAGGATCCGCTGCCGAATGCCGACGACATGGACGGCAAACCGGGCAAGATGGACCTGTTCTCGGAGGCGGCTGGCGAGGGCGGCTGA
- a CDS encoding CarD family transcriptional regulator, with protein sequence MTKKKSEFRPNDFVVYPAHGVGKIVSIEKQEVAGFELELFVISFEKDKMTLRVPTHKATEVGMRSLSTPDTVSLAMKTLKGKAKVKRAMWSRRAQEYEQKINSGDLIAIAEVVRDLHRTDDQREQSYSERQLYEAALERLTREVAAVSGTDEAGAQKQVDDVLVSRAAA encoded by the coding sequence ATGACCAAGAAGAAATCCGAGTTTCGCCCCAACGATTTCGTTGTGTACCCGGCCCACGGCGTGGGCAAGATCGTCTCGATCGAAAAGCAGGAGGTCGCCGGCTTCGAGCTGGAGCTCTTCGTGATCTCCTTCGAGAAAGACAAGATGACCCTCCGCGTGCCCACCCACAAGGCCACCGAGGTCGGCATGCGCTCGCTCTCCACGCCCGACACCGTGTCGCTGGCCATGAAGACCTTGAAGGGCAAGGCCAAGGTCAAGCGCGCCATGTGGTCCCGCCGGGCGCAGGAATATGAGCAAAAGATCAACTCCGGCGACCTGATCGCGATTGCCGAAGTGGTCCGCGACCTGCACCGCACCGACGACCAGCGCGAGCAGTCCTACTCCGAGCGTCAGCTCTACGAGGCAGCGCTCGAGCGCCTGACCCGTGAAGTGGCCGCCGTGTCGGGCACCGACGAGGCCGGCGCGCAGAAGCAGGTCGATGACGTGCTGGTGAGCCGCGCCGCCGCCTGA